The region GCATTCACTAAAAAAATGGCAATTCCACCGGCTGAAGGAAATGCGTTTGACATTTTAATATATGAATAAGCGCTGAACGCGGTAACAATTGCACCTACAATAAAAGTGAATGGAAAAAATGTCCCGGCCAATTCAGCAACTTGCCCCATGAGTGCGAATATTCCTGCTCCGATCATCACTCCGGTACCTAAACCTATTGCACCTGTTAGAGTCAAACTGTTTTTTTTATATTCCTCCACTATTCAACCCCCTCTGAATTGTCAACCAACCTGTGATGTTTTGGGAAAATTATACCCATGCTTTATTATCATGTTCTAAAATGAGATTTATTAATACAGATACCATAAATAACGGGTGTTTATTCCTCACCATCAATGATTTTGATGCCTAATGGTTCCAAAATCATCCTAGAAAATCAAGGAATTATACCTATTTTATTCTGAATTATCCAAAATTTATTGAAAAATATTTTGATTAAGATAGGATTAGAGACAGGAGGAATCCCTTAACTTGCAGTATTCTGAGTGACATTGAAAGATGAAAGGATTGCTTCTGAAAACGGTAAGGAAGGAGGTGCTACTTGATTTGAAACTCATTCTAACTCGGATAACTGCTATATCTTTTCTATTATTATTCATGATGGGATGCAGCACTGAGCAGAAGATCACTTTTGAAGAAAAACAGGGAATATATCTGGATACCAGAATTGCTGTGGCCAAGGCCGCAGAGCTAATCAGCAAGGAATGGGGAAAAAGTGCTGAAAATCGTAATACGGAGCAAGTTCTTGAAGTATTATCAAAGTATTATACGGGGGAAGCCTTAGAAAACATCAAAGAATTTTTAAATTCCCTTTCAGAAAAAGAATATGATGCAGATCGTTATGAGAAGTTAATCGGACAGTTTAAAGGAAAAATTCCAACGATGCCACTATTGGGAGAACTGGAAGACGTTAATATTATTAAACAGAATAAGCAATCGGTCTTACTGACAATAGATGCCAACACAAATTATTTTATTGTAAAAGAAAAGCAAATATCTGAATTTAAGTATGAAATGCCAGGTTGAATCAACCTCTAAAATATATCCCAATGTTACAGTAAGGTACCAAGCAGAAAGAAAAATAATAGATAGTATTTTGAAACGTATGTTGCGATTGCGGTTTCCAGCTCGACTATTTTCATAAGGAGCGTATTTGTAGCAAATAAATAAACCGGTCATTAGAGTAGCGCTGTTTAACAGGATCATGTGATTTTTATATTGTAATGCTCCAATAACGGACAACCATGACAGTAGCAAGAAAGAAAGCAGGCTAAACACCATACAGGAAAGATAAGTGGATAAATGGGTTCCTCCAGAGACTATTCGTAATCCCGCGAATGTGAGTACCAGGAAAAGAACGGGCAAAGTGATGCCAAAGCTATAAGCGAGTATGAACAAAAGGACAATTTTGATCGAATAACCAATTATGACTTCCAGTCCATAGCGAATATGATCTTCATTTTGAGATTGATGAGTTTGCTTTGCCAGACGTTTTGCTAGATTTTGAGATAAACGGGTGATCATACACAATCAACCTTTGGTGGGATAATTTAGATATTTTCAAGAACAGTTTCCTATAATTGGACGATAAAAGCAAGAGAAAGAGGATAATTCCTTATAAATTGAGGATAAATTAGGTGTTTTCAGGGATAAATTCTTTAGAACATGATATCAACGGATTTTATTCCGGCAAATTAAGGATTTATACCAAATTTATTCTTAGTTATCCAAAATCTATTGCAGTGATTTTTTGTTGGTGTATGATTTGGGTAGTGTCAAAAGATCTATGAAAAAGTGACAAAGAAAATCTGATTTGATGAATCTGGGTCGTAAGACCCCGCTATCGCACCATCTATGAAACAACCCAAAAAATTAAGGAAGAAAAATCTAAAAAGAATGGTAAAATTAAAACAACTTATTCTACCTATATAATTGTTGAAGCTAAAAATAAAAATAAGGAAAAGGAAAATACGGTAAGTATTTCTTCAATAGGTGATAGATCTGATAAAAAAACAAGTTCCTCTATTAGTTATACGATTTATGCTAATTTTAAATATGAAATGTTAGACAACAGGTGGGTTAAAGCACTCGACTATATGGCAAAATGGGATCAATTGGATTCGCAAGTAGTTAATACAAAAATGAGCATATATGCTGATGCAAAAGGGATGAAGTATGAAGATCCAAGTAACATAATTTATAGTGTGTATGGAGTATCTAATAGCTACTATATTGACTCCCCCAGTTCTGGGATAGAATATCATAAAACTCCAGCAGATTGGGGCCATATAAGTATCATTGAAAACGATACTTGGAATGCCATGAATGTAAGATTTGACTTTAAGAGGGGTACTTCAACCTGGTCTGATGAATTAAGTGCCGGATTTGGTACAGCATCAGTGCCACCTATTAAATAAAAAAGTGTACAAAATCCCCCCCGAAATTTTCTCAGGCTTGGGGGGTTTATACAAATTTTGTGGTGGTGAAATTATGAGAAAAATAATGGTAAAAATGTTACTCTTATTCTTTTTATTTTTATTACAAGGTTGTGGAAATGATCCTGCGATTATACTTCAGGGAGAATCTGAACAATGGTTCAGTACAGTTACAGTCAAAGTAATGGATGGTAAATATTTTGTTAACACGGTAATAAAACCAAAGAAAAAGCTGAATATAGATTATTTGAAATATACAACTTCATATAATACTAACAAGATAGGTGAGCAATCTAATGAATTAACGGGGCAGGATATTTCAAATTGGAAATCTTACGGGGAAAACAACTATTCAGGTGGTACAACAAACCTTAATTTTGAAGAACTTAGTAAAGAAATTGAGTACGCAAAAATTACAGTAGCATGGGGTAAGAATAAGGAGATTAATACAGAAACCATATTTTTGTATCCAATTAATCCATAGTTCTTGTTAACCAAAGGTAACAGATAGTCCTGTCAAAATCCCTAATAATAAGGAGAAGCTATGGACAAGGATACCACAAAATCCGCAATAAAGGAACTATTATCTGCACTTGATTCAAAAAATTTTACAAATCTTATCAATGTTATTGACATTGATAGGTACGTCAAGAAACTAACAGCTTATAAGTTCTTGCAATTACTCAGGGCCGCCTGCCGCTTGATACTGATCGTCGGATGATCGCGTTCGATCATGTTCTTCCGTTCCTGGAGCGATTTATTTAAGTCCAGATTTTTTTTGAGCCAGTCAATTTCAACGGTTAATTGACCGACCAGCTTCTCTAGATGTTCCTGTTTCGATTCATATTCTTTGCGAACTTTATCCATCTCACTTTGTCCCTTTTCAAATACCATTGAGGAGCGCTCTAAGAACTCGGCCTTCCATCGACTAATCATCACGGGATTTAGTTCATATTTGGCAGCTATCTCATTGACGGTCTGCTCTTCGCGCATGACCTCGAGAACCACCTTTGTTTTAAATTCTGCGGTATATCGGTTTCGTTTTTTCATAGCTCTATTATAACTTATTTATCACGCTCCCGTGTCTCACCCTATGGGAGCATTATATAACTGCAGCAACGGTTATTGGACTAATTGGCGGATTAGGAATTTCTGCTGTTTTAGCATACCAAATTTGGAGTGTTTCTGGAGTTGCACATGGTGATGTAGAAGATGCATATGAAATCTTAATTGTTATATGATTAATATTGTCCCCATCTAATTTGTTAGATGGGGGATTTATCCAAGAAAAGAGTGAAATTATGATTTCTAAACTTATTTTATCATTATTAATGATTCTGCCTTTTTATATAATTATTGAAAAGAAATATAAAACAGAAAGAGAAAAAAAGGCACAGTATCTCCTTACCGTCATTAATCTGCAAATATTATACTCAAACTTTTTTATTAAGAATAATTTTTTAGAGCAAATTATTATAGTTGTAATAGTTGTGTTTATTTTATATCGGATATTGGAGAAAACCTATAAAGGAGAAATAGAAAAAATTGGGTTATATTTATTATTTGCATTTGGTATATTTAAACTAGCTCATAATGATAATTACGAGCTTTTACATCTCATAGAGACTATATTATTTGGGGTATTTTTTTATTCAATTGCAGAGAAAAAGTATGAATCAGTGATTGTAAATATTGGAATTTATATTCTGTTAGGAATTACATTATTTGTTTTATCAATTTGAAATACATAACCTACGCAGTTGAAGGTAAACATTGGTAAATTTCTGGTCTGGGAGTAACCCAAAGAAGCATTAAATAATGCTCTGACCAAAATAACTCAATTCATCTTGCAAACTGCCAATTCACCAGCGTTTTATATATGTTTGTAACACTTCTTCCGGAGCATCATGACGGTTATTTATAAGTAGGTATGCACTCTTGTAAGAATCAGGCGACTCCTCCTTTTCGGTTTGAACGTCATCCGAATTGATTTGCTCATTTTCCTTTAATATTCAAGTACCATTATTAACTAATTAAAGAATTATATCCAAAAAATGAAAACGAAGATGAAATAAAATATCATAGTAGAATGGTTGAACAATTAAAAGATCTAATTGAAGAAGAAGTAGCATCACTTCAATAAGTCGCATTGACTTGTCAAATTTGTAGTCTTCGGAGGTACTTATGTTAAGAATTTTATACTTGTTTTTGGTTTTGATTGTTCTAGTTTTAAGTAGTGGTTGTAATAGTCAGGATTTAAAAAAACAATCGCTAGAAACTTTATTTAAACAAAATCTTATTAAAGAACCTAATACGATTAGATGGGGCTCAAAAGATATTTCTGGGAAAACCTCTCAATTAGTTTATAACGAGCTAGTTCAAAGAATTAATCATTCACCGGAGATAAGTAGAATTGCTAGAGAATTGTCGCCTAAGGATATTGAAATGTATCGAAATAAGGGAGAATTGGTTGAATTTATTTATGATGATCCAGAGTATATTTCCATTAATTACAATAATAAATATATAACTGTATACAGAGTAGTTAAAATCAGTTTTGGTATTGGTAATGAAATAGGGGATACTATTTTTCTTCAACACCCTAGTTTAGATAAGAACCAGGAAGATGGGATTACAGAGTTGACTGTGCTTTTTGATAGAAATTTTCATGAAGAAAATAAGCGAATAAGTGAAACTGTGATGAAATTATTGGAAAACAAATAAAAAGTACGTTGATCTATTATCGGGATACTGTATCCGGTCATAGAAGCAAGAAACCCCTGCATCGCTGGCAGTGGGAAATTCATTACAACAATCATGAATATTACCAACTGAGAGGAAGGTTTATAATAAAAATATGGATAATAATAATAATGATTTAGCGAAACGAATGATATTGATCATTGTGATCCCAACAATTTTGATTATTTTGATCGGAATAATTAACTTTTTGATTTCTTATTAAATTTGCTGATTAGGAGAGTAAATGAGTTCTATTTCATTAATTGAAAATGAAACCCTCTTATACTTTCTACTAGGAGGCATGAACTTATGATGGAATATAATGGAATATTTTTAAGTGGGAAAAATATATTAATGGTTGTAATATTTATTCTTTTGATTATTAGTGCATTAGTTTATTTTATAAAAAAATAATTTCTTGTTTCAACAGAGTTTTTCTTTTTAGTTATGGGGTGGAGATATGTATAAGAAAAGGGTCATCCCTTTGCTCATCATTATTATTTTCATGATAGGACTTTTCCTTTATATTATTGAAAAATCCAATAGGGAGTATGCATTAACCAATCGTACCCTCAATTGGGAATTCACCCTTGAAGTAAAGCCATCCAAGGGAAAAGTGCCCAATTTCATTTATGCAGGAAAATTGAAGAAGTTAACGGACAAGGAAATTAAGTATATCGATTATGATGTGAAATTTAGCAATAATAGTATATTCTCCGGTAATGTCAAACAACCTAATTTTCAGCCTAATCAAACCATGGATCTTTTTGTAACGGGTCCATCCCAAAATATTGATTTGAAAAATAAAGATGATCTTTATGAAATTTTTGCCGATTCAGTTTTTACCATTACATGGCAAGATGAGGAAGGGGAATATAAAGAAGAGATCCCATTAATTGTACCTGGGAAAAGTGAATTAAAGCCTGTTAAAGAAGAAAGTCTCATCGTACTTAATAAAGACGGGACCTTAATCGCATTTATGATTACCCTTAAAAATTCAGGCAAATCTGATGTGGGTCCGTTCTATGCAACCATTAACCTATATAATGAACAACTTGTTTCATCGATTGGTCAAAAGAAGATCACAATAGGTAAAGATTTATATTCCCCAGATGGACAGGGATATACGATAAAAAAAGGTGAAGAACTTTCAGTTGGGATAACATTGGAATTAAAGACCCCCGTTAATATAGATGAGTTGGTAACTGCAGTTGAGGTAGAAGTGTTCGGGCAAGAAGGTCAAATTCTTACATTTTGGCTAGAGAATATTAGGGTTGAATAATATAATTTTGTTTAAGGGAGATTAGAAAAATGAAGGCATTGCTTGTAGTCGATATGAACAATGATTTTGTTCACGACAATGGGGTTCTTACTTGTGGTGAGGCTGGACAAAAAATCGTACCTTTTATTGCAAAAAAAGTGGAAGAATTTCTTAAAGACGGTCAATTAGTCATTTTTGCCAATGACAATCATTTGCCAAATGATGATGAATTCAAAATTTGGCCACCCCATTGTGTTAAAGGGACCTGGGGATCTGAACCGTATGGCAATCTAAATGAACTGAAAGAAAAGGTCATCCTTTTGGGTAAGACCAAATATGATGCATTCTACAACACAGAACTGGATGAAATCCTAAGAACTCACGGGGTGAACGAGGTTCACATCACAGGAGTTTGTACATCGATATGTATTTATGCTACTGTTCAAGGGGCCTATTTCAAGGGTCTTAAAACGGTTGTTTACCGTGAAGGTGTGGCCGATTTTAATCATCAAGCCCATGAATTTTGTCTGAGTCATTTTGCAAGCATTTTTAAAACAGAAATTCGATAAAGGAAAAGCTGTCTCACCTATCACATTTAACTGCTAGCTTATAGAAGTGGGAGTTTTAGTAACGGTTAGCCGTCGGATAAATTTACGGTGTCAGTCCGGTTCAAGGTCAGTTCGATTCAAGTATGATAGAATGAAGTGAAATGAATTTGGGAAAATCATTTGGGGTGAATGAATTGCATCCATCACCCCCTTTTTTTTTACTGAGATTTGAGAATTTCGTTTACTCCAGAAACCCGTTCTTGTTTGCCGATGCCATCCTGTAAAGTATCTAGCACTTGATTTTGGAAATTGTTATCGGTATTGTTCCACATGATTTCAAATAGCACCCCAAGGCCGGGCAAGGCCTTTTCTTCCCGGGTCTGAATGGCATCCACAATCATACTTCGCAAATCTTCTTCAGAACTTCCTTGAATATTCATCAGAACCGCTTTTCTTAAATCAATATCCATGTTCTTACCCTCCTTTTTCTTTTTCATATTCTTACCAATCTCTTTTTTTTCATGCACGGGGAAAATAGTAATTATCCGGTTTTTTGTTATAATGAGAAGGTAAATATGTGACTTAACGATGAACAGAGTATTGGATGGATCGAGAGGAGTGAAATGGATGGCAAAGCAGTATGCCGTCATTGGGCTGGGGCGTTTTGGTTCCAGTGTGGCTAAAACCTTATATGAGATGGATTATGACGTGATGGCAATTGATACCGACGAAGAGCGGATTCAGGAACATATCAACCATGTCACCCATGCCGTCCGGGCGGACAGTACAGATGAGCAGGCCCTTAAATCCCTGGGGATCCGCAATTTTGATGTGGTTGTTGTTGCCATTGGGCAGGATATCCAGGCCAGCATCCTAACCACCCTTGTCCTTAAGGAACTGGGAGTGAAGTATATCGTTGTGAAAGCCCAGAATGAACGGCATGGACAAGTTCTCTATAAAATAGGAGCTGATCGGGTCGTTTTTCCTGAAAGAGATATGGGAGTACGGGTTGCCCATAATTTGATCTCGCCCAACATCCTTGATTTTATTGAATTGGCGGATAATTATTCCATCGCCGAGGTTTCCATGAGCAATAAAATGGTGGGTACAGGCAAAACTCTAAGAGAAATGGATATTCGGGCTAAATACGGATGTAATGTGATTGCCATTCGAAGCGGCAGCAAGATGAACGTAGCTCCCAACCCCGATGATATCATTATCGAGGGAGATGTATTGGTCGTGCTGGGCAGCAATGACGACCTGAAGGAATTTGAAGAAAGGGCATAAATGTAATGGAACCCGTTACTTCAATACATAATCCGTTAATCAAAAGAATGGCCAAGCTTCTAACAAATAAAGGAAGAAGAGAACAGTCCTCCTATCTTATTGAGGGAATTCATCTGGTGGAGGAAGCGCTAAAGTCAAAGGCACCCCTCACACACCTTTTTTATGATCGTTCAATGGGACTTCCCGATGAAATTCTTTCTTTGACCAAGGGGATGTACCCCTCAGCTGATAGGAGAATAAATCTCATTCCTGTCAATCAACAGGTGTTAAGAAAGCTGAGTGATACGGAAAATCCCCAGGGTGTGATTGGCGTCATTCAAATAAATGAAATATCCTTGGAATCGATAAGTGAGCAAATGAACAATCGCAAAATTCAGCCGCTATTTTTAGTTCTCGATCGAATCCAGGATCCGGGTAATCTGGGAACAATGATACGTACGGCAGATGCTGCCGGATTTGATGCCGTGATTCTGCTAAAAGGAACAGTAGATGTGTATAACCCGAAAGTCGTCCGCTCCACCATGGGTTCCTTGTTTCACATTCATGTCATTCATAGCGATTCTGAAAGAATAATATCCTTTTGCAAGAGTCAAAATATTCCTCTGTATGCCACAGGTCTAAATGGGGCACCTTATTATGAATCATCCTTTCAGAGCGGCGCTGCCCTTATCATGGGGAATGAAGCCCAGGGTGTGGAGCAAAGGATGATGGAACAAGCTGACCAAATATTAACCATTCCCATTTACGGAAGAGCAGAATCCCTTAACGTAGCAGCCGCCGCTTCCATTTTCATGTATGAAGCAGCTAATCAGAGATACAGATCCCAACGACATGGATGGAGACATGGATGTTGACATCGATTTCCTTCTATGCCTATAATGAGCGGTAAAGAAGTGAGAGTCCGTATGGCGTTAGGTAGTTGGACAAATAAATGTTAGGTAATGAATATTTGAGAAGGCGAAGAAAGAGAAGAGTAATCGGAGTTCCTGCATAAAGGGAGGAGGGTGCCGTAGACTGGAAGCCCCTCTATGGAAGGAGCCGATGAATTTCACTCTGGAGCTGGCCCCTGAACTGGCAAGTAGGGGGATTCCGGTCCGTCACGACCGTTATCACTGCAAAGTGGAATGCTGCTGTTACAGGCAGATTCAATTAGGGTGGTACCGCGATACTCCTCGTCCCTTGAGATGAGGAGTTTTTTATGTTTAACCTTTGAAAGGAGGATATTGTATATGAAGGAACAACTAACGGCATTGCGGGATGAAGCCATTGCAGTCATCCACGCCGCTAAAAACATGAATGAATTAAATGAAGCAAGGGTGAAGTATCTGGGCAAAAAAGGCCCGTTAACGGAAATCCTGAGGGGAATGGGAAAGCTTTCAGCCGAAGAAAGGCCTGTGATTGGTCAAATGGCCAATGACGTAAGGGCTGCCATTGAATCCACCTTGGAAAGAAAGAAAGAGGAGCTGGAAAGAGAAGTCCTTCAGAAAAAGTTGATGTCAGAAACCATTGATGTCACCCTTCCCGGTCGCCCTGTTCATTTTGGAAACCGACATCCATTAACAAAGGTGATTGAAGAGATTGAGGATATATTTATTGCTATGGGCTTTGAAGTGGCGGAGGGACCTGAAGTAGAAACGGATTACTATAATTTTGAGGCTCTGAATTTGCCGAAGAACCATCCGGCCCGGGACATGCAGGACTCTTTCTACATTACCGATGAGATCTTAATGCGGACCCATACTTCACCGGTGCAGGCCCGAACTATGGAAAGAAAACAGGGAGAAGTTCCCGTTAAAATCATTTGCCCGGGAAAAGTTTATCGCAGGGATGATGACGATGCCACCCATTCCCATATGTTTACCCAGATAGAAGGACTGGTGGTGGATAAAGGGATACGGATGAGTGATTTAAAGGGAACATTACTTGCCTTTGCAAAGCAGATGTTTGGAGAAAACCAGCGGATCCGTTTGCGTCCAAGCTTCTTCCCCTTTACAGAGCCCAGTGCGGAAGTGGATATCTCTTGTGTCATTTGTAATGGTGTGGGATGCCGGGTTTGCAAAGAAACAGGATGGCTTGAAATTTTGGGTGCAGGGATGGTCCATCCGAAGGTGTTGGAGATGTCCGGTTATGATTCTGAAAAGGTCACCGGTTTTGCCTTTGGTATGGGTGTGGAGCGAATTGCCCTTTTGAAATATGGAATTGAGGATATTCGGCATTTTTATCAGAGCGACCTTCGTTTTTTAAAACAGTTCTCACGGGTGTAGGAGGGATTGAGAGATGAAAGTTTCTTACCAATGGTTAAAAGAATACGTGGATTTATCAGATGTCACCCCCCAGGAATTGGCGGACAAATTGACCTTAAGCGGAATTGCCGTAGATGTGGTGGAGTCTTTAAACCGAGGAGTATCCAAAGTCGTGGTCGGTTATGTTACGTCGAAGGAGAAACATCCGGAAGCAGATAAATTGAGCCTATGTAGGGTTCGTGTGGAAGAGGGAAAAGAAGAGCTTCAAATTGTGTGCGGGGCACAAAATGTGAATGCCGGCCAAAAGGTGCCTGTTGCTCTCGTAGGGGCAACTCTTCCGGGGGGTGTTAAAATCAAAAGGGCAAAATTAAGGGGAATTGAATCCCAGGGGATGATTTGCTCTGCAAAAGAATTAGGGCTGAAAGATAAACTCCTTTCCAAAGAACAGCAGGAGGGAATCCTTGTTCTTTCCCCAGAACTGAAGATAGGTACGGACATTACGGAGGTATTGGGCCTACAGGATTACGTATTGGAGTTGGATCTTACTCCTAATCGATCTGACTGTCTAAGCATGCTTGGCGTAGCTTATGAAGTGGCGGCGATCCTGGGAAAAGAAGTAAAAATCCCTTCTCCAGCAGTAAAAGAGGAACTGGATTCCGATACGGAAGAGCATGTCAAGGTACAGATTGATCAGCCTGATCATTGTTACCGATATACCGCCCGCTATATAGAAAATGTTCAGCTTGGTCCCTCTCCGCAATGGCTGAAAAATCGGTTAATGGCAGCGGGAATTCGACCCATCAATAATGTAGTGGATATCACCAACTATGTGATGCTGGAATATGGACAACCCCTTCATGCCTTTGATTATGATGAAGTATCTGGCGGTGAAATTGTGGTTCGAACTGCTTTTGACGGGGAGAAAATGGTTACACTTGATGAAGTAGAACGAACATTGGATGAAGGGATGCTCCTGATTACGGATGGAAACAAACCGGTAGGGATTGCCGGCGTCATGGGAGGTGCCAATTCAGAGGTGAAGCCTTCAACGAAAAAAATCCTACTGGAATCGGCATATTTCAGCGGACCTTCCATTCGAAAAACTTCGCGCAAACTGGGGCTACGTTCAGAGGCCAGTCTTCGTTTTGAAAAAGGGGTTGATATCGAACGGGTAGTTCTCGCCCTTGATCGGGCAGCCCAATTGATGGAAGAGTTGGCTGGAGGAAAAGTGGCGAAAGGGATGGTTGATCAATATCCGGTACAGATGAAACCGGTATCCATTCCGTTGCGTATATCTGTTGTAAATGAGGTTCTGGGTACAGATCTTAACCGGAGTCAGATAAAGTCCATTATGGATCGTCTACAGTTCCTTACAGAAGAAGAAGGGGATCATTTAGTTGTTCACATTCCCACTCGTCGTGGAGATATCACTATTGAGGCGGATTTAATCGAGGAAGTGGCCCGTTTATACGGATATGATGAAATTCCCACCACTTTGCCGGTAGGTCCGGCAAATCCCGGCGGACTAACCAGAGAACAGCATCTGCGAAGAAAGATCAAAGATCTGCTGAATGGAATGGGACTTACGGAAACCATTACCTATTCTTTTACGGACAATGGGCGGAGCCTGGAGTGGGAGGGAATTCATGGGCATGTAAGACCGATTCCACTTACGATGCCCATGAGCGAGGAAAGAAGTGTACTTCGCACATCTCTGGTTCCCCATTTGTTGGAATCCGCAGCATATAATATAAATCGGCAACAGCAACAGGTGGCATTATTTGAGATGGGTCGTGTCTATTTAGCAGAAGAAGAAACCTTGACGAAACTTCCCGACGAACTTCTCCATCTGGCAGGGTTGATTACCGGGCCTTGGGTAGCTCATCATTGGGTTGCATCGACACAAACATCAGACTTTTACCTGATCAAAGGGATGTTGGAAGAGCTTTTTGACCAATTGGGTGTAACGGTAAGATACCAATCGGCAGTAAGGGAAGGGATGCATCCGGGAAGAACGGCCAATATTTGGCTGGAAGCAGGGGGTAAGCAGGTAATGCTTGGCTATCTGGGACAGGTTCATCCGGTTTGGGAAGGGTATTATGATTTGGATGAAACCTATGTGTTTGAGTTAAACCTGAATCAACTCTTCTCCCATATGAAAGAAATGGGGACATATACCCAGCTGCCCAAATATCCATCGATTTCAAGGGACATTGCGGTCGTGGTTCATAATTCCATACCCGCTGAAAGCTTGGAAAAAACCATTAGAGAAGCTGCAGGTGATTTACTGGAACAGATTCGCCTGTTTGACGTGTATGTCGGCGAAAAAATTGGCAAAGGCTTAAAAAGTGTGGCTTTTTCTCTGATTTACCGCCATCCGGAACGGACCCTTACCGATGAGGAAGTGAATCAATTGCAGGATAAAGTAATTTCATCCTTACGAGTAGAACATGGTGGAGAACTGCGATAAACAGAAGGATTTTGCATACCTTGTAGAGAATCATTCAGGAAGAATTGTATCTGGTCAAGGGGGCCAAAATGTGAAGAAGGATGATAAAAATAGAGTTACCGTTGAAATATATGGTCAACCCTATAAGATAGTAGGCAATGCTCCAATTGATCATATGAAAACGGTGGCTCGATATGTGGATGATAAAATGGAAGAAATTGCAAAGATCAACCCCAGTCTGGATACGGCAAAATTAGCTGTTCTGTCTGCGGTGAATATTGCTGATGAATATCTTCGGCTGAAAAAGGAATATGAGGAATTAATATCACATATGAAAAAGGGTGAATGGCAATAAATGAGCGGAGCTTGGGTTGATCTAGTGATCGTTCTTTTCTTAACGGGAAGTTTGTTTATGGGCTTTCAAAGGGGATTCATCAGACAATCGGTTCAATTGGCAGGTTTCTTCTTATCGCTGTGGATTGCCTACCGATTTTTTCCTGCTATAAGTCCTGTCTTGAAAACATGGGTCCCCTT is a window of Microaerobacter geothermalis DNA encoding:
- the pheT gene encoding phenylalanine--tRNA ligase subunit beta; amino-acid sequence: MKVSYQWLKEYVDLSDVTPQELADKLTLSGIAVDVVESLNRGVSKVVVGYVTSKEKHPEADKLSLCRVRVEEGKEELQIVCGAQNVNAGQKVPVALVGATLPGGVKIKRAKLRGIESQGMICSAKELGLKDKLLSKEQQEGILVLSPELKIGTDITEVLGLQDYVLELDLTPNRSDCLSMLGVAYEVAAILGKEVKIPSPAVKEELDSDTEEHVKVQIDQPDHCYRYTARYIENVQLGPSPQWLKNRLMAAGIRPINNVVDITNYVMLEYGQPLHAFDYDEVSGGEIVVRTAFDGEKMVTLDEVERTLDEGMLLITDGNKPVGIAGVMGGANSEVKPSTKKILLESAYFSGPSIRKTSRKLGLRSEASLRFEKGVDIERVVLALDRAAQLMEELAGGKVAKGMVDQYPVQMKPVSIPLRISVVNEVLGTDLNRSQIKSIMDRLQFLTEEEGDHLVVHIPTRRGDITIEADLIEEVARLYGYDEIPTTLPVGPANPGGLTREQHLRRKIKDLLNGMGLTETITYSFTDNGRSLEWEGIHGHVRPIPLTMPMSEERSVLRTSLVPHLLESAAYNINRQQQQVALFEMGRVYLAEEETLTKLPDELLHLAGLITGPWVAHHWVASTQTSDFYLIKGMLEELFDQLGVTVRYQSAVREGMHPGRTANIWLEAGGKQVMLGYLGQVHPVWEGYYDLDETYVFELNLNQLFSHMKEMGTYTQLPKYPSISRDIAVVVHNSIPAESLEKTIREAAGDLLEQIRLFDVYVGEKIGKGLKSVAFSLIYRHPERTLTDEEVNQLQDKVISSLRVEHGGELR
- the zapA gene encoding cell division protein ZapA codes for the protein MKKDDKNRVTVEIYGQPYKIVGNAPIDHMKTVARYVDDKMEEIAKINPSLDTAKLAVLSAVNIADEYLRLKKEYEELISHMKKGEWQ